The uncultured Roseibium sp. genome contains a region encoding:
- a CDS encoding ATP-binding cassette domain-containing protein: MATKVSAKDIHKNYGAVEALRGVSIDVQEGEVHAICGDNGAGKSTLIKVLAGVETPDRGEVIIDGSPCLFTNPTDALRAGIATIHQDLAVAPRMTIYQNIFMGAELTSRFLGVPFLDKKTMRRDSLTYMSQLNKSITDMNIKVEALSGGQRQAVAICRALRWNAGVVVLDEPTAALGVRETEQVLELIRSLKKAGKTVILISHSMKDVVAVADRVSILRHGENQLQLETAGLSADDLSRYILSGETTQVH, encoded by the coding sequence ATGGCCACGAAAGTGTCGGCTAAGGACATTCATAAAAACTACGGTGCCGTCGAAGCGCTGAGAGGCGTGAGCATCGATGTCCAGGAAGGCGAAGTCCATGCGATTTGCGGCGACAATGGTGCCGGTAAATCAACCCTGATTAAAGTTCTGGCAGGCGTGGAAACACCCGACAGGGGCGAAGTCATCATCGACGGCAGCCCCTGTCTATTCACCAATCCGACGGATGCCCTGCGCGCAGGCATCGCGACGATTCATCAGGATCTGGCCGTCGCTCCGCGGATGACGATTTATCAGAACATTTTCATGGGCGCCGAGCTGACCAGCCGGTTTCTCGGCGTCCCCTTCCTCGACAAGAAAACGATGCGGCGGGACTCGTTGACCTATATGTCGCAGCTCAACAAGTCGATTACCGACATGAACATCAAAGTCGAGGCATTGTCCGGAGGTCAGCGGCAGGCGGTCGCGATTTGCCGCGCGCTTCGTTGGAACGCGGGTGTCGTTGTTCTCGACGAGCCAACGGCCGCGCTCGGGGTTCGTGAGACCGAGCAAGTGCTCGAGCTTATCCGCTCGCTGAAAAAAGCCGGCAAGACCGTGATCTTGATCAGCCATTCGATGAAAGACGTCGTGGCTGTCGCCGATCGTGTGAGTATTCTTCGGCATGGCGAAAATCAGCTCCAGCTCGAAACTGCCGGTCTCTCGGCAGATGATCTTTCCCGCTACATCTTGAGTGGCGAAACAACCCAAGTGCATTGA
- a CDS encoding ABC transporter permease, translating into MTTSRVIEKYGTFFAGIALFVYLLIFAENFASTANLLNILKQVSFLAILSIGFTFALITSELDLSFANICSFSGVVVGMLIFNGVAWPLAAIAGILIGIAAGYFNGILVTILKVPSLIATLGTSSIANGLAFMITGGVAFIGRWDPNFLFIARGKLGVVPLLVVLMLIIVVIALVFATQTKTGVHLQATGENEEAARRSGISTRNCKILGLTLSGAAAGLTAVLLVSNLSSAAPQMGGDFLLLGIAATLLGMTMFSPAKPNILGSFVGSLIIVMLSNGLVLLGAQYYVQDIMLGIIIIASVAVSASVLKQAAFSL; encoded by the coding sequence ATGACAACAAGTCGGGTAATTGAAAAATACGGAACGTTCTTTGCGGGCATTGCGTTGTTCGTTTACCTGCTTATTTTCGCAGAAAACTTCGCATCCACCGCCAATCTTCTGAATATTCTGAAGCAGGTGAGCTTTCTTGCGATTCTGTCTATCGGGTTCACCTTCGCACTTATCACGTCTGAACTCGATCTGTCCTTTGCCAATATTTGCAGCTTTTCCGGTGTGGTCGTCGGAATGTTGATTTTCAACGGTGTTGCCTGGCCACTGGCCGCGATCGCCGGAATCCTCATCGGCATCGCGGCCGGGTACTTTAACGGCATCCTGGTCACGATCCTGAAGGTTCCCTCGCTCATCGCCACGCTCGGAACGTCTTCGATCGCCAACGGCTTGGCGTTCATGATCACCGGGGGCGTGGCCTTCATAGGCCGATGGGATCCCAACTTCCTGTTCATCGCACGTGGCAAACTGGGCGTCGTTCCGCTTCTGGTCGTCCTGATGCTGATCATCGTTGTGATTGCCCTGGTGTTTGCCACGCAAACCAAAACCGGGGTGCACCTTCAGGCAACAGGCGAAAACGAGGAAGCTGCGCGACGGTCAGGCATCTCCACCCGCAACTGCAAAATTCTCGGCCTGACATTATCAGGGGCCGCCGCGGGCCTCACCGCGGTTCTTCTCGTTTCCAATCTGTCTTCTGCCGCGCCGCAGATGGGCGGAGATTTTCTCCTGCTCGGTATCGCGGCGACTTTGCTTGGCATGACGATGTTCTCGCCGGCCAAACCCAACATTCTGGGGTCCTTCGTCGGCTCCCTGATCATTGTGATGCTTTCCAACGGATTGGTTCTTCTCGGCGCTCAATACTACGTCCAGGACATCATGCTGGGGATCATCATAATCGCATCGGTTGCCGTATCGGCATCCGTACTGAAGCAGGCTGCTTTCAGTCTGTAA
- a CDS encoding HAD family phosphatase, protein MVLPLNSFPKLVIFDCDGVLVDSETPMHEELRLELQERGVSLSMEKCLNTFMGKSIEDVIQTAVDLGASLPVNWKSILYERVFARLNQGVDIIPGVIELLQRLKRADIPFCVVSNGSEKKMKLMLSQHGIWDDFKDHCYSAQTIGIAKPDPGLLRYALHSMNAVADQSVIIEDSPVGVQSAMNARVPCLIYDPSGSNEGKARFEKSRFQTMPAIADHIFSLA, encoded by the coding sequence ATGGTTTTGCCGCTTAATTCGTTTCCCAAGCTGGTGATATTCGATTGTGATGGCGTTCTCGTCGATAGCGAGACGCCCATGCACGAGGAGTTGCGCCTCGAGTTGCAGGAACGCGGCGTTTCGTTATCCATGGAAAAATGCCTCAACACATTCATGGGCAAGTCGATCGAGGATGTTATTCAAACTGCCGTCGACCTGGGAGCCTCACTTCCGGTCAATTGGAAGTCGATCCTTTACGAGCGGGTTTTTGCCCGCCTCAATCAGGGGGTCGATATCATACCGGGGGTCATCGAACTGCTGCAACGGCTCAAGAGAGCGGATATCCCGTTCTGTGTCGTCTCGAACGGCAGTGAAAAGAAAATGAAACTGATGCTGTCCCAGCATGGCATCTGGGATGACTTCAAGGACCATTGCTATTCCGCGCAGACCATTGGAATTGCAAAGCCGGACCCCGGCCTTCTCCGGTACGCGCTGCATTCCATGAATGCGGTGGCGGATCAATCCGTCATCATTGAAGATAGCCCGGTTGGGGTTCAATCGGCGATGAATGCGCGCGTGCCGTGCCTGATTTATGATCCCTCGGGTTCCAATGAAGGCAAAGCCCGGTTCGAAAAATCTCGTTTTCAAACGATGCCGGCGATTGCCGATCACATTTTTTCGCTCGCCTGA
- a CDS encoding aromatic ring-hydroxylating dioxygenase subunit alpha: MQPCDVPLLRRFWYCVAPSDRITDKPYGFTLLNEPVALWRDDEGTVKAVKDRCLHRTAKLSLGYVENGNIVCPYHGWAFSGSGQCVKVPQDVQDKPNPFGVPGYYCTEKYNHVWVSLEEPMFDIPEIEEFDQPGYRQVIEFCETWSANPLRIIENSFDAAHITFVHKDSFGDPDPSIRPFTVDETENGFIVQNDIKVKNAEHMKSALQMEEDETRRRTRNRFYLPFSRVGRICYPNGLENILCTFLTPMDNQHTQFIQWVMRNDSEQDTPAEKVIAFDRQVTIEDRDVLESTDLNVPLDRSEGVELHMSSDRPGMLMRKQLRQLIDATDAETAA; the protein is encoded by the coding sequence ATGCAACCTTGCGATGTACCGCTGTTGCGCCGCTTCTGGTATTGCGTGGCGCCAAGCGACAGGATCACTGATAAGCCCTACGGATTCACGCTTCTCAATGAGCCGGTCGCCCTGTGGCGGGATGACGAAGGCACGGTCAAGGCGGTGAAGGACCGCTGCTTGCACCGCACGGCGAAATTGTCGCTCGGCTATGTCGAAAACGGCAACATCGTCTGCCCCTATCACGGTTGGGCCTTCAGCGGCTCCGGCCAGTGCGTCAAGGTTCCCCAGGACGTTCAGGACAAACCCAATCCCTTCGGCGTGCCCGGCTACTATTGCACCGAGAAATACAATCACGTCTGGGTCTCGCTGGAAGAGCCGATGTTCGACATTCCCGAGATCGAGGAATTCGACCAACCCGGTTATCGGCAGGTGATCGAATTCTGCGAGACTTGGTCGGCCAACCCCCTGCGCATCATCGAAAACTCCTTCGACGCGGCGCACATCACCTTCGTCCACAAGGACAGTTTCGGCGACCCCGACCCTTCCATTCGCCCCTTCACCGTGGACGAAACGGAAAACGGTTTCATCGTCCAGAACGACATCAAGGTGAAGAACGCGGAGCACATGAAATCGGCGCTCCAGATGGAAGAAGACGAGACCCGGCGGCGTACCCGCAATCGCTTCTATCTCCCGTTTTCCCGCGTCGGACGGATCTGTTATCCGAACGGGCTGGAAAACATCCTGTGCACCTTCCTGACCCCCATGGACAACCAGCACACCCAGTTCATCCAGTGGGTCATGCGCAACGACAGCGAACAAGACACCCCGGCTGAAAAGGTGATTGCCTTCGACCGCCAGGTGACCATCGAGGACCGCGACGTACTGGAAAGCACCGACCTCAACGTGCCCCTGGACAGGTCCGAAGGCGTGGAACTTCACATGTCCTCCGACCGGCCCGGCATGCTGATGCGTAAGCAATTGCGCCAGCTGATCGATGCGACAGACGCCGAAACGGCCGCCTGA
- a CDS encoding SDR family oxidoreductase has translation MGARSAHKTALITGAAGDIGLETVRCLKRDGWVISATSLELTDSLASVLDDTDLAVAADVTDSGQVSDFISKSVQKFGRLDGLVNCAGASSVARYHEQSDEEWHKGIDINLHAAFYVSKAFIAAALELPPADRSIVMISSLATLAGGANPAYGASKAGVCTMVYNMAQSYADAGLRANAVLPGIIDTQMVRKAFPGERYDRLKKVASARTPARRLGTPNDVAELCAFLLSDKSSFITGQAINVTGGFELVPPIGEIK, from the coding sequence ATGGGCGCGCGCTCTGCACATAAAACGGCGCTGATCACGGGGGCGGCCGGAGACATCGGACTGGAGACGGTCCGGTGTCTGAAAAGGGATGGTTGGGTCATCAGTGCGACATCCCTCGAATTGACGGACAGTCTGGCTTCGGTCCTCGACGATACGGATCTCGCCGTGGCCGCCGATGTAACCGATTCAGGACAGGTCTCCGATTTCATATCGAAGTCCGTTCAGAAATTCGGGCGACTGGATGGCCTCGTCAATTGTGCAGGCGCATCGTCCGTGGCGCGGTACCATGAACAATCCGACGAAGAATGGCACAAGGGCATCGACATCAACCTTCACGCCGCCTTCTACGTCTCCAAGGCATTTATCGCCGCGGCCCTGGAATTGCCGCCGGCGGATAGATCCATCGTCATGATTTCGTCTCTGGCCACGCTGGCCGGCGGCGCAAATCCCGCGTATGGCGCGTCGAAAGCCGGCGTCTGCACGATGGTCTACAACATGGCGCAGTCCTATGCGGACGCCGGTCTTCGGGCCAATGCCGTATTGCCCGGAATCATAGATACGCAAATGGTTCGAAAGGCTTTCCCGGGCGAGCGATACGATCGTCTGAAAAAAGTGGCTTCAGCGCGTACACCTGCCCGAAGACTCGGCACTCCCAATGATGTAGCGGAGCTTTGCGCGTTTTTGCTGTCGGACAAGTCTTCGTTCATCACCGGCCAGGCCATTAACGTGACGGGTGGCTTTGAACTCGTGCCGCCAATCGGGGAAATAAAATGA
- a CDS encoding sugar ABC transporter substrate-binding protein, producing the protein MKFRTLTTAILALTGGLMISAQAQAFDLGIVAFQMSAETHARCANAAEKRAKELGWEVQVLNSNGNLQTHADQIDNLVLKGVDGLVLCMSKPVEADAQFAAAKEAGIPIVTIASGTSPYSLFDVEANEYSVGAQSALYLLGKMNFQGGLLVQRFEANVATRIRGAILDVVLAENKAVKIVGEHSMARTRSWRDDVRNGMQALILQQKGNFTGVWASFDGQAFIIDDLLKEAGYKKGDVFLVSTDGGDEAYRRIADPDSMMTATVAIPFEDMAISAVDDLKAIAVDGQKKEDLVPGPYLFKSAVLIDAANVGEFLK; encoded by the coding sequence ATGAAGTTCCGCACACTGACGACTGCAATCCTGGCTCTGACAGGAGGATTGATGATATCGGCTCAGGCCCAGGCCTTCGACCTAGGCATCGTGGCCTTTCAGATGTCCGCTGAAACCCATGCGCGCTGCGCCAATGCCGCCGAAAAAAGGGCCAAGGAACTTGGCTGGGAGGTCCAGGTTCTCAATTCCAACGGCAACCTGCAAACCCACGCGGATCAGATCGACAACCTGGTTCTGAAGGGTGTGGACGGGCTGGTCCTTTGCATGTCGAAGCCCGTCGAAGCGGACGCGCAATTCGCGGCAGCCAAGGAAGCCGGTATCCCGATCGTAACCATCGCAAGCGGCACGAGCCCGTATTCGCTCTTCGACGTTGAAGCCAACGAGTACAGCGTTGGCGCCCAGTCAGCTCTCTATCTGCTTGGCAAGATGAACTTTCAGGGCGGACTGCTTGTGCAGCGCTTCGAGGCCAATGTGGCCACGCGCATTCGCGGTGCAATTCTCGACGTCGTCCTCGCCGAAAACAAAGCGGTTAAGATCGTCGGCGAGCATTCCATGGCCCGTACACGGAGCTGGCGCGATGATGTTCGCAACGGTATGCAAGCATTGATTCTCCAGCAAAAGGGCAACTTCACCGGCGTTTGGGCCTCCTTCGACGGTCAGGCGTTCATCATTGACGACCTTCTGAAGGAAGCCGGCTACAAGAAGGGCGATGTCTTTCTCGTATCGACCGATGGCGGCGACGAAGCGTACCGCCGGATCGCCGATCCCGACTCCATGATGACCGCGACCGTGGCCATTCCCTTCGAGGACATGGCCATATCGGCTGTCGATGATTTGAAGGCAATCGCAGTGGACGGCCAGAAGAAGGAGGATCTGGTTCCCGGTCCTTATCTTTTCAAATCCGCGGTGCTGATCGACGCAGCCAACGTCGGCGAATTTCTGAAATAA
- a CDS encoding PadR family transcriptional regulator: MFDHGELRLVILALIAEAPRHGYDLIKEIEERTGGAYSPSPGVIYPTLAMLEEMGHATVTESEGKKLYAATETGIAAIAEQQAAADAAFARMDSAAAETPAGPPPQLVRAMENLKLSLRLRQEGGPLSEDQIRAIAAALDTAAVAIEQA; encoded by the coding sequence TTGTTCGATCACGGTGAACTCCGGCTCGTGATCCTGGCCCTGATCGCGGAGGCACCGCGCCACGGCTACGATCTCATCAAGGAAATCGAGGAGCGCACCGGCGGTGCCTACAGCCCGAGCCCCGGCGTCATCTACCCGACCCTGGCCATGCTGGAGGAAATGGGCCACGCCACGGTCACCGAAAGCGAGGGCAAGAAGCTTTACGCGGCAACGGAAACCGGCATCGCTGCAATTGCCGAACAACAGGCAGCAGCCGACGCAGCGTTCGCCCGTATGGACAGCGCCGCCGCCGAAACACCCGCAGGCCCGCCGCCGCAACTGGTGCGCGCCATGGAGAACCTGAAGCTCTCCCTCAGGCTGCGCCAGGAAGGCGGACCGCTGAGCGAAGACCAGATCCGCGCCATCGCCGCAGCACTCGATACCGCTGCGGTCGCGATCGAACAGGCGTAA
- a CDS encoding FGGY-family carbohydrate kinase — translation MMNVLAYDLGGSSFRLAVINSEKTITHLVQLPLKIPMGHGGEYEADPSSWWESFLLACRTLTEKGADLSTIKAIVGCGFTRTQVPLNARGDVVHPAITFQDSRGSRALAEYLEAASPGLEGRVPNLSPYHPIARLIWLKKRKPDVWAKVTTILEPKDYINFKLTGAWATDRISIDASKSFFDAIEGDDRSTDALGISRDILPKAVSPFDTVGMVRDDVPSDLSPLVGKPVVCGSTDTWTCVLGSGGLNPGAAYNISGTSDVFGVISRQRFACKGLMTVQWGPEQWQLGGPSQGAASRLSWAVDRYMPGVTIEQAMVEAFNDNTQLPIFLPFLEGERAPFWDADLKGAFLGICQFHTGADFVRSVAEGINFLSRLVLKMAEEATREPVSHVCFSGGLSNSAILCQLKADCLNRPVFAPKIKESGLVGSASMAFLTSSSIADITAELMKDGSWYRPNPAMRDFYDERFSIFEDGCSAVAGLSHRISQLNKTLDMTRA, via the coding sequence ATGATGAACGTCCTGGCCTATGATCTCGGTGGAAGCAGTTTCCGGCTGGCGGTCATCAACAGCGAAAAGACGATTACCCATCTCGTTCAGCTGCCGTTGAAGATTCCGATGGGGCATGGTGGAGAATACGAAGCCGACCCGTCTTCGTGGTGGGAGAGCTTTCTGCTTGCCTGTCGCACCCTGACGGAAAAGGGCGCTGACCTTTCGACAATCAAGGCGATCGTCGGATGCGGTTTTACGCGTACCCAGGTGCCGTTGAACGCGCGGGGCGACGTGGTTCACCCGGCGATCACGTTTCAGGATTCGCGAGGGTCGAGAGCGCTTGCCGAGTACCTCGAAGCCGCGTCTCCCGGCTTGGAGGGCCGTGTCCCCAATCTCAGTCCCTACCACCCTATTGCGCGTCTTATCTGGTTGAAGAAGCGAAAGCCGGATGTCTGGGCGAAGGTTACGACGATCCTGGAGCCCAAAGACTACATCAACTTCAAGCTGACCGGGGCCTGGGCGACCGACAGGATTTCGATAGATGCTTCGAAATCCTTCTTTGATGCCATCGAGGGAGACGATCGGTCGACCGACGCCCTCGGGATCAGCCGGGACATTCTGCCGAAAGCGGTCAGCCCCTTCGATACTGTCGGCATGGTCCGCGACGACGTCCCTTCCGATTTGTCGCCCCTGGTCGGTAAGCCGGTCGTCTGCGGGTCGACCGATACATGGACCTGCGTGCTTGGAAGCGGGGGGCTGAATCCGGGCGCTGCTTACAATATCTCCGGCACCAGTGACGTGTTCGGCGTCATCTCCAGGCAACGATTTGCCTGCAAGGGCCTCATGACCGTTCAATGGGGCCCCGAACAATGGCAGCTCGGCGGACCGAGCCAGGGTGCCGCATCACGCCTGTCCTGGGCCGTGGACCGATACATGCCCGGCGTGACGATCGAACAGGCCATGGTGGAAGCGTTCAACGACAACACTCAATTGCCGATCTTCCTGCCGTTTCTGGAAGGTGAACGCGCTCCTTTCTGGGATGCCGATTTGAAGGGGGCTTTTCTCGGTATCTGCCAGTTCCATACCGGTGCGGACTTTGTGCGATCAGTCGCCGAGGGCATCAATTTCCTGAGCAGGCTTGTGCTTAAAATGGCGGAAGAGGCAACGCGTGAGCCGGTTTCGCATGTTTGCTTCTCCGGCGGTCTGTCCAACAGCGCGATACTTTGTCAGTTGAAAGCGGATTGCCTCAACCGCCCGGTATTCGCCCCGAAGATCAAGGAATCCGGCCTGGTCGGTTCCGCAAGCATGGCCTTTCTCACGTCAAGCAGCATTGCCGATATTACAGCCGAGCTGATGAAAGACGGCTCCTGGTATCGGCCGAATCCCGCGATGCGTGACTTCTATGACGAAAGATTTTCCATCTTCGAAGACGGGTGCTCGGCGGTTGCTGGCCTGTCGCACCGCATCTCCCAACTCAACAAAACGCTAGATATGACAAGGGCATAA
- a CDS encoding LysR family transcriptional regulator → MKNSSMGNGLDVRSLRILVTLLSECSVTRTAELAGQPQPAISLCLRRLRAIFNDPLLVRTGNRLVPTDRGRELEISMRRVLEDLDRELCPDETFDPSSGGHHFRLLVANCFGPTFLPLIISRINEEAPGAIVDVSPMPAHDQLVSVLADGVADIVLGNWPHPPEKLRTAPLFASNMVCLVHGRHPFAKLKRLTLNQYLSAKHLSLTPSDNAGLSPIDGRLCDLSVSRQISASVPDYGSVPFVLAQTDMVFTTSRHFAEDLAVHVPLSVVELPKEFGAIRFYALWHERNHRSPWHQWLRGIIRGVAREVESMSANLHRGAHSAPA, encoded by the coding sequence ATGAAAAACAGCAGCATGGGCAATGGGCTGGACGTTCGTTCCCTTCGTATTCTGGTGACACTCCTTTCGGAATGCAGCGTGACACGGACCGCCGAACTGGCCGGGCAACCGCAGCCGGCCATCAGCCTGTGTCTCAGACGCCTGCGGGCGATATTCAACGATCCGCTGCTGGTGCGCACCGGAAACCGACTGGTTCCGACTGACCGGGGTCGGGAGCTGGAAATCTCCATGCGCCGGGTCCTGGAGGATCTCGACCGGGAGCTTTGCCCGGACGAGACATTCGATCCGTCGAGCGGCGGGCACCATTTCAGGCTGCTGGTTGCCAATTGTTTCGGCCCGACCTTCCTGCCGCTCATCATCAGCCGCATCAACGAGGAGGCGCCCGGCGCGATTGTCGACGTCTCCCCCATGCCCGCGCACGATCAACTGGTCTCGGTGCTGGCCGACGGCGTGGCCGATATCGTTCTGGGCAACTGGCCGCATCCGCCGGAAAAGCTGCGAACCGCGCCACTGTTTGCCTCAAATATGGTCTGTCTGGTCCATGGCAGGCATCCGTTCGCCAAGCTGAAGCGGCTCACGCTCAACCAGTATCTCTCGGCGAAACACCTGTCGTTGACCCCCTCGGACAACGCCGGGCTCAGTCCCATCGACGGGCGCCTGTGCGACCTGTCGGTCAGCCGCCAGATTTCGGCGTCGGTGCCCGATTACGGATCGGTGCCCTTCGTTCTGGCGCAGACCGACATGGTGTTTACCACCAGCCGGCATTTCGCCGAGGATCTGGCCGTCCATGTGCCGCTGAGCGTGGTGGAACTGCCCAAGGAATTCGGTGCGATCCGCTTCTACGCGCTCTGGCACGAGCGCAATCACCGCTCGCCGTGGCACCAGTGGCTGCGCGGCATCATTCGCGGTGTTGCGCGGGAGGTGGAGAGTATGAGCGCCAACCTTCACCGGGGGGCTCATTCCGCCCCAGCATGA
- a CDS encoding BtpA/SgcQ family protein → MKTLFKDRYKHDKFIVGMVHTLALPGSPLYDRTGGMKKLVKQAKKEAKILVDNGYHSVMYCNESDMPYLPVMAPETTAAMTDLVAECQSDLDIPFGINMLIDPISSLSIAHATGGEFIRCFLTGSYVGDIGHVVPDGARTLRLRAELDAQDIALICNVTPGFSITLDSRPTPQVASGAVFLGLADSVCVSGPAAAKEADLQKISETAAAVPDTPVMVGTGVSESNILKMAEVSDGFIIGSSIKVDGQTLNEVDPKRAAALMKTFNSVYA, encoded by the coding sequence ATGAAGACGCTTTTCAAGGACCGATACAAGCACGACAAATTTATCGTTGGGATGGTCCACACCTTGGCGCTTCCCGGTTCTCCCCTTTACGATCGGACCGGAGGAATGAAGAAGCTGGTCAAGCAAGCCAAGAAAGAGGCAAAAATACTTGTCGACAATGGCTATCACTCGGTCATGTACTGCAACGAGTCCGACATGCCGTATCTGCCTGTCATGGCGCCGGAAACGACCGCCGCAATGACCGACCTTGTCGCGGAATGTCAGTCCGATCTGGATATTCCGTTCGGAATCAACATGCTGATCGACCCGATTTCGTCCCTGTCCATTGCCCATGCGACCGGTGGCGAGTTCATCAGATGCTTCCTGACCGGATCCTATGTCGGTGATATCGGTCATGTTGTTCCCGATGGTGCCAGAACTCTTAGATTGCGTGCTGAACTCGATGCGCAGGATATCGCCTTGATCTGCAATGTGACGCCCGGATTTTCCATCACGCTGGACAGTCGTCCGACGCCGCAGGTAGCTTCCGGAGCGGTCTTCCTGGGGCTTGCGGATAGCGTATGTGTCTCGGGGCCCGCTGCGGCGAAAGAAGCCGATCTGCAGAAGATTTCTGAAACGGCTGCCGCGGTTCCGGACACTCCGGTCATGGTCGGGACCGGAGTGAGTGAAAGCAATATTCTGAAAATGGCCGAAGTTTCGGATGGCTTCATTATCGGCAGTTCGATCAAGGTCGATGGACAGACGCTCAATGAAGTCGATCCGAAACGCGCCGCCGCACTGATGAAGACCTTCAATTCGGTATATGCATGA